In the Nomascus leucogenys isolate Asia chromosome 5, Asia_NLE_v1, whole genome shotgun sequence genome, one interval contains:
- the GGPS1 gene encoding geranylgeranyl pyrophosphate synthase produces the protein MEKTQETVQRILLEPYKYLLQLPGKQVRTKLSQAFNHWLKVPEDKLQIIIEVTEMLHNASLLIDDIEDNSKLRRGFPVAHSIYGIPSVINSANYVYFLGLEKVLTLDHPDAVKLFTRQLLELHQGQGLDIYWRDNYTCPTEEEYKAMVLQKTGGLFGLAVGLMQLFSDYKEDLKPLLNTLGLFFQIRDDYANLHSKEYSENKSFCEDLTEGKFSFPTIHAIWSRPESTQVQNILRQRTENIDIKKYCVHYLEDVGSFEYTRNTLKELEAKAYKQIDARGGNPELVALIKHLSKMFKEENE, from the exons ATGGAGAAGACTCAAGAAACAGTCCAAAGAATTCTTCTAGAACCGTATAAATACTTACTTCAGTTACCAG gTAAACAAGTGAGAACCAAACTTTCGCAGGCATTTAATCATTGGCTGAAAGTTCCAGAGGACAAGCTACAG attaTTATTGAAGTGACAGAAATGTTGCATAATGCCAGTTTACTCATCGATGATATTGAAGACAACTCAAAACTCCGACGTGGCTTTCCAGTGGCCCACAGCATCTATGGAATCCCATCTGTCATCAATTCTGCCAATTATGTGTATTTCCTTGGCTTGGAGAAAGTCTTAACCCTTGATCACCCAGATGCAGTGAAGCTTTTTACCCGCCAGCTTTTGGAACTCCATCAGGGACAAGGCCTAGATATTTACTGGAGGGATAATTACACTTGTCCCACTGAAGAAGAATATAAAGCTATGGTGCTGCAGAAAACAGGTGGACTGTTTGGATTAGCAGTAGGTCTCATGCAGTTGTTCTCTGATTACAAAGAAGATTTAAAACCACTACTTAATACACTTGGGCTCTTTTTCCAAATTAGGGATGATTATGCTAATCTACACTCCAAAGAATATAGTGAAAACAAAAGTTTTTGTGAAGATCTAACAGAGGGAAAGTTCTCATTTCCTACTATTCATGCTATTTGGTCAAGGCCTGAAAGCACCCAGGTGCAGAATATCTTGCGCCAGAGAACAGAAAACATAGATATAAAAAAATACTGTGTACATTATCTTGAGGATGTAGGTTCTTTTGAATACACTCGTAATACTCTTAAAGAGCTTGAAGCTAAAGCCTATAAACAGATTGATGCACGTGGTGGGAACCCTGAGCTAGTAGCCCTAATAAAACACTTAAGTAAGatgttcaaagaagaaaatgaataa